A single window of Archangium gephyra DNA harbors:
- a CDS encoding DUF4386 domain-containing protein yields the protein MNTSRLHSRSLGILFLLPFFAYGIGTALVTSVLKDPAHLAAMAGQRTPFIGGSLLLLLNSLAVVGIGVLFFPILRERSPGIALAYVCTRVMEALLLLVGVVFLLSILQLGESAQGQTTPELVLLSGLLSKGNFWAYQLAMIILGAGSVVFCLSLYQSRLLPAFLPLLGAVGYGLLALGSVLELFGLPWGVLFSGPGGLFELFLGGWLIAKGFRTVTPSIAA from the coding sequence ATGAACACCTCCCGCCTTCACTCCCGCTCCCTGGGGATCCTCTTCCTCCTTCCGTTCTTCGCCTACGGCATCGGCACCGCGCTCGTCACCTCCGTCCTGAAGGATCCGGCGCACCTGGCCGCGATGGCCGGTCAGAGGACGCCGTTCATCGGGGGCTCGCTGCTGCTCCTGTTGAACTCCCTCGCCGTCGTCGGGATTGGCGTGCTGTTCTTTCCGATCCTCCGCGAGCGGAGCCCGGGCATCGCCCTCGCGTATGTCTGCACGCGGGTGATGGAGGCGCTGCTCCTCCTCGTCGGGGTGGTGTTCCTCCTGTCCATCCTGCAGCTCGGAGAATCCGCGCAAGGGCAGACGACGCCGGAGCTGGTGCTCCTGTCCGGACTTCTCTCGAAGGGGAACTTCTGGGCGTACCAGCTCGCGATGATCATCCTGGGCGCTGGCAGCGTGGTGTTCTGCCTGTCGCTGTACCAGTCCCGGCTCCTGCCAGCGTTCCTCCCGCTGTTGGGCGCGGTGGGCTACGGGCTTCTGGCGCTGGGGTCCGTGCTCGAGCTCTTCGGGCTGCCGTGGGGCGTCCTCTTCTCCGGGCCAGGGGGCCTGTTCGAGCTGTTCCTCGGCGGCTGGCTCATCGCCAAGGGGTTCCGGACGGTCACGCCTTCCATCGCGGCGTAG
- a CDS encoding Crp/Fnr family transcriptional regulator, translating into MKHKLVDYFRRIAPLSDEEAQAILDSMVVKTCPKGTHLLMAGQVCTEAYFVLQGCVRQYYIVDGEERSNGFFTENDWVLSIQSMMTRTPADHFLVCAEDTTVVVGTEQREQDLYRRFPRFESISRMVMQKVLAEQQARFASYLTDGPEQRYLKLSKTRPDIFQRIPQYQLASYIGVKPESLSRIRKRIATRGKPATPRWKA; encoded by the coding sequence ATGAAACACAAGCTCGTCGACTACTTCCGCCGGATCGCGCCTCTGTCGGACGAGGAAGCCCAGGCCATCCTGGACAGCATGGTGGTGAAGACCTGTCCCAAGGGCACGCACCTGCTCATGGCGGGCCAGGTCTGCACCGAGGCCTACTTCGTCCTCCAGGGCTGCGTCCGCCAGTACTACATCGTCGACGGTGAGGAGCGGAGCAACGGGTTCTTCACCGAGAACGATTGGGTCCTCTCGATTCAGAGCATGATGACCCGGACCCCGGCGGATCACTTCCTGGTCTGCGCGGAGGACACCACGGTGGTGGTGGGCACCGAGCAACGCGAGCAGGACCTGTATCGACGCTTCCCGCGCTTCGAGAGCATCTCCCGGATGGTGATGCAGAAGGTCCTGGCGGAACAGCAGGCGCGGTTCGCCTCCTATCTCACCGATGGCCCGGAGCAGCGGTACCTCAAGCTCTCGAAGACGCGGCCGGACATCTTCCAGCGGATTCCCCAGTACCAGCTGGCCAGCTACATCGGCGTGAAGCCCGAGTCGCTGAGCCGGATCCGAAAGCGCATCGCCACGCGCGGCAAGCCGGCTACGCCGCGATGGAAGGCGTGA